GGCTGACACCGTGGTCGGCGCAAGGTACCGCCGAGCGGCAGGCCTGGGTCGCCGATCTCGCCGACGAGGGGCTGTTCGGCACAAAGGGCACCAAAGAGTTTGCCCGCAGCGCCGATTGGCGCACCGAGGCCGACCGGATCCTGGCGAAGATCAAGCGTGAGGGATGACGGCGCGCGGCTTGCCGCGGTCTGACGGCGGAAACAGAACGGCCTGACGCAGTTCGAACACCGGCCTTCCGTTCTTGAAGCCCATCGTGATATCGGGCAGCTCGGCAATGGCAAAACGGCTGTCGCGCGTATCGAGCACGACGAAGTCGGCGGGATTGCCGACCTTGATGCCATAGTTCTTCAAGTTCATCAGCCGGGCCGGCAGTTCGGTGACGAGGTCGAGGCAGGTGTCGAACTCGCCAACTGGTGCATGCGCGACGTTGGCGTAGAAATTCGCCATCCGCAGCAGCGAGGCATCCCCGAAGGGCGTGAAGGGATTGAGCACGTTGTTGGTCGCGACCGAGCACAGCACGCCGCTCGCGACGAGCTTGTGGGCGACCGTGATCCCGCGAGGCACGTTGTGGGTGGCGTCGCGGCCCATCAGATAGAGATCGGTTGCGGGCAGCACCGTGACCGCGACACCGGTTTTTGCCAGACGCTCGACCACCGGTTTCAGGCGCACCGGCGGCAGCGCAGACAGCTTGGTGGCATGGCCGATTGCGACGCGTCCCTGATAGCCGCGTTGCTCGGTCTGCCGGCACACTTCATCGAGATGCGACCAGGCTGTATCCAGGTCGAAGTCGAGGTGGAGATCGACATCGACGTCGAACTCCTGCGCGAGGTCGAAGATGCGCGCGAGATGCGCGGTCGGATCGGTGTCGGTATAGGGGCAGCCACCGATCACCTCGCCGCCGTCGCGCAGCGCCTGGATCAGTAGCTCCTCGGCGCCGGGATCATTGGTCAGCCCCTCCTGCGGAAAGACGCACAGCGAGAGATCTAGTGCCCAGGCATAGTCGTGCTTCAGTGCCTTGACCGCCTCGAAGCTGCGCAGGCCGATCCGCGGATCGATCTCGACATGGGTGCGCATCCGCGTCGTGCCATGCACGATCGCGCGCTCCAGAGCCCTGGCGCCGCGGGCATAGACGTCCTCGACCGTGAAATCGCGCTTCATCGCCGAGACCGCGCGGATGGCGTCGCTGAGAGTGCCGTGCTCGTGCCCGCAGCGGCCGAGCAGGCAGGACTTGTCGAGATGGATGTGGCTATCCACGAAGCCGGGCAGTACGAGCCGCCCTTCGAGGTCGATCTCGACGGCTTCGGCCTGAAGGCACGGCTCGATCGCGGCGATCTTGCCTTGGGAGATGCCGATATCCGCAGCAGCTGTCGCGCCGCGCATCAGCGCGTTGCGAAAGATCAGGTCGAGGGTCCGCGTCGTCATGGCACCAGCACTTTGCGGCGTGAGCGTACAGGAATGTGCCATGCGGGGCGCCACCAGAATTCCGGCAGTCTAGCGAGGGAAATGTTCAAAAAATATGCATGCGTTCGAGCAGACCGGCGGTAGTATCCCGCATCTTTCGGAGAAGCCGCTATGTCCGTTGCCGCAAAAGCCCCAAGCAAGACCATGTCCGACGCCGAGATCGTCGAAGCCTATCTGACGGCCTCGATGATTCCCGATCCGGAGGCCGCGGCGGTCTACATGGCACCCGGCACGGTGATCACCTTCACCGGCGGGCGCGAGTTCGATCATCCGCGCGGGCCGGTCGGCTTCAACGCCAAGCGCTATCGCTGGGTCAAGAAGAAGATGGAGCGGTTCGACGTCTGCCCCGGCGAGGGCGAGACCGTGGTCTACAGCGTCGGCACGCTCTACGGCGAATGGCACGATGGCACGTCCTTCGAGGGCAACCGCTATGTCGATCGTTTCGTGGTGAAGGGCGGCAAGATCACCAAGATGGACGTCTGGAACGACAGCGCCGAGCGGATCCTGGTTCAGCGCGGCATCGACGCGTAGGGCGCGGTGGGAGGGGGGATTGAGGGGAAGCCTCCGCAAGTCCGGCCGTCCCCCTGTTTCCACGGAGACGATCCGTCATTCCGGATTGTACGACTATGGCATATTGCGAGTGATTTGCCCGACGCGTCAAGTTATTTCGTAAAATCCGCAAACGTCATCCGACAGCCGCTCTTGCCTTTGCATGGGGTTGTTTTTCGATTTTTGATGAAAGGCCAACCAGCCCGGTCCCGCGGCCCTTCTGCGGGCGAGGTGAGGACCGGCTCAGCCCTGGCGGCGCAGGAAGCCGGTGATGGTGACTTTCTCCCAGATGCCGGCCGCGGCAAACGGATCGGCGCGGTTGAAGGCCTCGACCTCGGCCCGTCCCGGCGCTTCGATCAAGAACAGGCTGCCGATCATCTTCTCGCCGTCGTCGGAGACGAGCGGACCGGACATCACGATCTTGACGCTGAAGCGTGAGCTGTCCGACAGGAAAGCCTTGTGCGCGTCGTAATTGGCGAGCCGGGTCGGCAGGGCGCCGCCGCGGTCGATGGCGTGGATGGCAAACAGCATGATGTCTCCGGACGATATGTTGGGGACGGCCGTATTGAACGGCCGTCCCGATTTTCGAAAGAGCGAGCTTGCTTTGCGCCGAGCTTTTGCGCCTCTTCCCAGGTCGGGCACGCGCGCTGCTCGAGCGGCACGTCGAAAGGCCCGAAATTGTCCTTGGTGATGACGGTGGGTTTCAGCACGACCTCGGCGGTGTCATTCTTGTTGCCCGTTGGCGCCTCAGGCGGCGCGTCCCTGTCGTTCGATATCCTGCACCAGCCGCTGCCCCGATCGTGCGAGCAGCTCCTTCTTGGTCTCCAGCCCGTCAACCAGCAGACGGCCATTCCATTTCTTCCAGACGCCACCGATCATGACGGCCTCGATATTGGTGAGGCTCGTCTGCATCACCGCGGTGGCGACGGGATCGTGCACCGGGACGAGGTTGAGATCGGAGGTATCGATGATAACGAGATCGGCGAGTTTGCCGGGCGTCAGTGAGCCGATCTGGCCGTCGCGGCCGAGCATGCGGGCGCCCTCCAGCGTGATCCAGCGCAGCGCTTCGCGCACCGGGATCGTCGTCGTCGCCGGAATGGTGCCGTGGTTCTTGCGGGATTCTGCGTTGTCGAGCGCCCGCTGCATCGACAGCGCGACGCGCGCGGCGGAGAAGAGATCGCCGGCCAGCACGGATTCGAGGTCGATTCCGATCGAGGGGCGGACGCCGCGCTTCAGGAGTCGTCCCGTGATCGGAAAGCCGTGGCCCTGGATCATCTCGTTCTCGGGCGTCACCGAGAAGGAGACGCCGAGATCGACGAGGCGTGCCAGAAGATCATCGGGCAGGTCGTTGCCGTGGACGATATTGACGTTGGGTCCGGCGAGACCAGCCTCGATCAGCTTCTCCCAGCCACCCGGCGTCTTGGCCGGACCGCCGCCCTGGTGCATCGATGCGATCAGTTTGAGCTCCTGCGCCAGGCGGAAATCATGCATGGCGACGTCGAGCGTTGAATAGTGCGGGCCTAGAATGGCCAGTCCGAGCGTGACGAGGCCGTCGCGATCGGCGAGGGGCCCCGCCAGCAACCGCTCGACCTCACGGCGGGGATGCGGGATCTCAGAGAAATGCGGTTCGCCCGGTTTGGGCTCCGGCTTTGGCGAGCCGTGGAAGAAAGCGGCGCGGATGCCGCTCTCGATCAGGCCGCGCACGGCAGCGTCGGTATGGCCGGGCGTCGGATTGTTGTGGCACCAGTCGACCAGTGTGGTGGTGCCCTGATTGATCTGGTTGAGCGCGCCGACGAGGGTCGCGATGTAGATGTCGTCTGGGCGGAACACTGTCGCCAGCCCGGCATGCATGCGGCGGAAATATTCGAGCAGCGTCCAGTTGGCGGCAAACCCGCGCAAGGCCGTCTGCCAAGTGTGCATATGCGCGTTGATCAGCCCGGGGATGACGATGCGACCGGTGCCGTCGACGATCTCTGTTTCGGCTGTGCGGCTGCCGAGGTCGATCTTCGGGCGCACCTCGACGATCCGGTTGTCTTCGATCAGCACATCGCCCGTGCGCAGATCGCCGATCGCATCGTCCATGCTGATGATGGTTGCGGATCTGATGAGCGTGCGCCGCATCGCCTCAGGCCGCCGCTTGGGTTGCGGCCGGCGGCTCTCCGGCCCAGGCCCGCGCGATCAGATCTCGAATGGCATTGCGCTCGAGGGGGCGCGGATTCCAGTAGGCGTTGGTGACTGCGAGATCGGCCGCCTTGTCGATACCACCCTCGGCCATGCCGATGTCGCGCAGCGCCAGCTTTGCATGCAGCCGCTTCGCGAGATCGTACAGCCCCCGCGCTGCATCGGCCGCGCCGATTGCGCGCGAAATGCGCATCATCGCGTCGGGCACGGCGGGCGCGTTGTAGGCCAGCGCATGCGGCAGCACGATGGTGTGGGTCTCGGCGTGCGGCAGGTCGAACGTGCCGCCGAGCGTGTGGCAGAGCTTGTGATGCAAGGCCATGCCGACCGTGCCGAGGCAGACGCCGCAGAGCCAGGCGCCGTAGAGCGCCTCGGTCCGCGCTTCGCGGTCGTCGCTCTTCGCGGCAATGGCGGGCAGGGCACGCGCGAGGGCACGGATGCCTTCTTCCGCCATCAGCGTGGTCACGGGATTGGCGTCGCGCGCGTAAAGCGCTTCGACCGCATGCGCGATCGCATTGATGCCCGAGGTCGCTGTCAGGCCGACCGGCAGCGTCAAGGTCAGGTCGACATCGTAGATCACGGTCTCCGGCAGTACGGCCGCATCGCGCACCGTGGTCTTGAGACCATTCTCGGTCTGGCCGACGATCGGCGTCATCTCCGAGCCGGCATAGGTGGTGGGTATGCAGAGCTGGTTGACGCCGGTGCGTAAAGCCAACGCCTTGCCAAGGCCCGTGGTCGATCCGCCGCCGAGCGAGACGACGCAGTCGGCCTCGCAAGCCTTCATCGCCGCGAGCGCCTGCGCGGTGACTTCGACCGGGGTGTGCATGGTGGCGCCGGCAAACAGGCCCGCATAGAGCGGGCCGAGTGCCGCGCCGAGGTTCCTGCCTTGCGCCTCCTGCTGCGACGTCGTCAGCACCAGCGCGCGCTTGCCGCCGAGCCGCTCGACCTCGGCCTTGGCCGCCGCAAGCGTTCCGCTGCCGAACACGACGCGGCAGGGGAGGTTTTCAAAGGTGAACGAACCGATCATGCGGCGTCTCTTTGATGGGATAATCGACCTAAAAGCGGCCGGTGCGCAAGTCGCCAAGCGCCTCGCGCACGCGCAGGTGCTCCGGATGGGTCGCATAGGGGCAAGCGCGGTCTGGTCGGCGAATTCGGAGAACAGCACGACGTTGCAGGCGTAGTCGACATCACTGACGTCGAGGCCGACCCCGAGATGGGCGAGGCCGTCGATCCGGCCCCTCAGGCCCTCGAACAGGCCGATGACCGCCGCTCGCTGTCCGATCACGGCCTGTCATATGCGACCGCGATTCCGCTCATGGTGCTGTCGAGGCAGGGAACTTCGGTGCGTCAGGGCATGCTCGCCGACGAATTGGGGATCGAGGGACCTTCCCTGGTGCGGCTGATCGATCTGCTCGAGATCGAGGGTCTGGTAGAACGCCGCGAGGATCGGGCCGACCGGCGTGCCAAAACGCTACACCTCACAGCAATTGGTAAAGCCAAGGTCGAGGAAACCAACCGCGTCCTGCGCCGGGTGCGGGCGAGACTGCTCAAGGATATCGGAGCCGAGGAACTTGCGATAACCTTCACGACGCTCCAGCGCATCGAACAGCGCGCCAGCCGCCTGCATGACGCGAAGACTGGTTCAGAGTCGAAATAATCATGCGTGTTGATGAGCCGTTCCTTGTCCGCCACGCGGACCTAATCTTTGCTTTGAAGACGTTTGCCGCGTCGATGCTGGCGCTCGTCATCGCGCTATGGATGGACCTGCCGCGGCCCTATTGGGCGATGGCAACCGTCTACATCACCTCGCAGCCGCTCGCCGGCGCCACCAGCTCGAAGGCGTTCTTCCGCGTGATAGGAACGCTGGTCGGAGCCACGGCGACGGTGGCCATAGTACCCAATCTCGTCGACGCGCCGGAACTGCTCTGTCTCGCAATCGCATTGTGGGTCGGTCTTTGTCTTTATGTCTCGCTGCTCGACGGCACGCCGCGCAGCTATCTCTTCATGCTGGCCGGCTACACGGTTGCGCTGATCGGCTTTCCCTCCGTCTCCGACCCCGGAAACATCTTTGACACCGCGCTTTCGCGCATGGAGGAGATCTCGCTCGGCATCATCTGTGCGAGCCTCGTCTCGACCGTCGTGTTTCCCCGCAGCGTCGCGCCGGCCGTCGCCGCGCGCGTCGACAACTGGCTCCGGGACGCGCGCCGCCTCAGCCACGACACACTGCTCGGTCGCGGCACCGACGAAGCACGCCGCACGCTCCGGCTGCGCCTTGCCACCGACATCGTCGAGATCGATACGCTCGCGGTCCATCTCGGCTATGACCGCCTGGCGGACGCCGAGGCCGTCACAGGCCTGCGTGAAATCCGGTTGCGGATGCTGATGCTCTTGCCGGTGATCGCCTCGATCGAGGATCGGCTGGCCGCGCTTGGCGAACGGGGTCTCCAGGCGCAGCCCGAACTGAACCGCCTTCTTGGGGATCTCGGCACATGGGTGTTGGAGGACTCGCGGCGGCCGGCCGGGCCGATCCGCGCCACGATCGAGGCGCGGCAGGCGGCGCTGGACGGCAACGCCTCCTGGGAGCGGATCATAACGACCAGCCTCCTGTCGCGATTGCGCGAGCTTGTCGATCTCTCCCGTGACTGCCGCGCGTTGAGCGAGGCGATCGCCGCGGGCCGCAGGATTTCGACGGTCGATCTCGTCTTCCGTCCCGAGGCTGATGCTGCGGCCGTGCGTCATCGCGACCGCGGCCTGGCGCTGTGGTCGGCGGCCGGTGCCGTCATCGCCATCCTGATCTGTTGCGCCTTCTGGATCGGGACCGGCTGGCCGGATGGCGCCTCGGCGCCGATGATGGCGGCAGTGGCTTGTTGCTTCTTCGCCGCCCAGGACGATCCCGCGCGCTTCATCCGCAGCTTTGGCCTGTGGTCGCTGGTCGCGATCGTCGTGGTCGCGATCTACCTCTTCGCGCTGGTGCCCGCGATCTCCCATATCGAGGTCCTGATCGTCGCGCTGGCGCCGACCTTCCTGCTCTATGGCCTCCTGATCGCGCGGCCTGCGACGACGGGCGCCGGCATGGCGCTCGCCGCGAACACGGCGACGCTGCTCGCGCTGCAATCGACCTACAGCGCGGATTTTGCCGCCTATGCCAATTCCGCGCTCGCATTTTTCATCGGCGTCGTCGTTGCCGAGCTCGTGACCCGGATCGCGCGCGGGGTGGGAGCGGAGTGGGTCGCCAAGCGTCTGGTGCTGTCGAGTTGGAAGACGCTGGCGGTCGCCGCCGAGCGCCGCGGCAAGCACGATCGCGCGGAATTCGCGGGCCTGATGCTGCACCGGATGGGATTGCTCGTGCAGCGTATCGCCTTCGTTTCGGAGGCCGACCGTCGCGATACCGAGAGCCTGGCACAGCTGCGCATCGGACTCAACATCATACACCTCAGGCGGGCTCGCTACGGGATCGCAGCATCCACGCTCTTCGTTCTGGACGATATGCTGGATCAACTCGCCGCCGCATTCCGCCGCTATGTCGGCGGCGGCATGCCGCCCGAGCTGCTCGCGCGCATCGACGCTGCGCTTGCTGCGGCCGTCGAGGATCCCAACCCGCAGGCGCGGGAGGACGCGCTGCTCGGGCTCGTCGGCATCCGGCGCGGACTGTTTCCGGAGGCGCCGGCCTATCGCCCGCAGCGAGGGGAGAGCTTTGCGGCATGAGGTACGAGATCGACATTTACGGCGTGCTCGTCCCGGCGCTGCTCTTGTGGCTGATCGTGGCGTTTGCGCTCAGCGCTCTCTTGCGCAGGCTGATGCAGCGCATCGGCCTCTACCGGCTGGTCTGGCATCGCGCGCTGTTCAATTTCGCGCTGTTCGTCTGCATTCTTGGCGGCGTCGTGTATCTTTCGGAGTTTCTGCCATGAGGGGGAATTTCGCCTGGCTCGGCCGGGTTGCCTTGACGGTGCTTGTGGTCGTTGCGGCGATCGCCGTCGGCCGCGGGCTTTGGGCCTACTACATGGAGGCGCCGTGGACGCGCGACGGGCGCGTCCGCGCCGACGTGGTCCAGGTTGCGCCCGACGTGTCAGGTTTCGTCACGGAAGTTCTGGTCAAGGACAACCAGAAGGTTCACCGCGGCGACGTCCTCTTCCGCATCGATCGGGAGCGCTTTGCGCTGGCGCTGCAACAGGCCGACGCAGCGTTGGCCGGCCATCGCGCCACGCTCGACCAGGCCAATGCCGACCTGAAGCGCTACAGCGCGCTGACCACCGACGCGGTCTCGCAGCAGAAGCAGGAGCAGGTGCTGGCCACGCAGTTGCAGGCCAAGGCGACCTACGATCAGGCGGTCGCCGACCGTGCAGTGGCCCAGCTCAATCTCGATCGCAGCGACGTGCGGGCCTCGGTGAACGGCGTCATCACCAACATGGACTTGCGGCCGGGCGCCTATGTGACGGCCGGCAAGGGCGTGATGGCGCTGGTCGACACCGACACGCTGCATGTCGAGGGTTATTTCGAGGAGACCAAGCTCGCGCGCATCCGCATTGGCGACAAGGCGCAGATCCGCCTGATGGGTGAACCCGTCAGGCTCGCCGGCCGCGTCGAAAGCATCGCTGCAGGCATCGAGGATCGCGACCGCGCCGCGGGCGCGAATTTGCTCGCCAACGTCAACCCGACCTTCAGCTGGGTGCGTCTGGCGCAGCGCGTTCCCGTGCGGATCGCGCTCGACCAGATCCCCGACAACGTCGCACTCGTCGCCGGCCGCTCGGCGACCGTCGAGGTGCTGAACTAACGTTGCGCATCCCCTCTTTTGTGGGCTAACTGGTCTGAATTGTCGGAAGAGCAACGTCCGCGGCGGAGGAAGCATCGATGTCATTGGACAATCACAAGACCGGCACAACCGGCGCATCCAACATCGACATCGCAACGCTCCGTGCGCGCTATCGCGACGAGCGCGACCGGCGTCTGCGCGCCGAGGGCAAGGCGCAATATGTCGAGATGACCGGCGAATTCGGCCACTATCTCGACGATCCCTGGGCCGATCCCGGCTTTGCGCGGCAGGCAATCAGCGAGGAAACGGAGGTCGTCGTGGTCGGAGGGGGCTTCGGTGGCCTGTTGTGCGGTGCGCGCTTGCGCGAGGCCGGCATCGACGATTTCCGCATCGTGGAAAAGGCCGCGGATTTCGGCGGCACCTGGTACTGGAATCGCTATCCGGGCGCCGCCTGCGACACCGAGAGCTACATCTATCTGCCGCTGCTGGAAGAGACCGGTTACATGCCCGTGCGAAAATATGCGCGCGCGCCCGAGATCTATCAGCACTCGCGCCGGATCGGCCGCCATTTTGACCTCTACGGGCGCGCAGTGTTCCAGACCGTCGTCTCGCGGATGGAATGGCGGGAAGAGGAGGCGCGCTGGCTGGTCGAGACGGATCGCGGTGACAAGATCCGCGCCCGCTTCGTCATTCTTGCCGGCGGGCCGCTCAGCCGGCCGAAGCTGCCGGGAATTCCCGGCATCGAGAGTTTCAAAGGCCACAGCTTTCACACCAGCCGCTGGGACTATGCCTATACCGGCGGCACCGCGGAGG
This genomic interval from Bradyrhizobium sp. CB82 contains the following:
- a CDS encoding amidohydrolase family protein; translated protein: MTTRTLDLIFRNALMRGATAAADIGISQGKIAAIEPCLQAEAVEIDLEGRLVLPGFVDSHIHLDKSCLLGRCGHEHGTLSDAIRAVSAMKRDFTVEDVYARGARALERAIVHGTTRMRTHVEIDPRIGLRSFEAVKALKHDYAWALDLSLCVFPQEGLTNDPGAEELLIQALRDGGEVIGGCPYTDTDPTAHLARIFDLAQEFDVDVDLHLDFDLDTAWSHLDEVCRQTEQRGYQGRVAIGHATKLSALPPVRLKPVVERLAKTGVAVTVLPATDLYLMGRDATHNVPRGITVAHKLVASGVLCSVATNNVLNPFTPFGDASLLRMANFYANVAHAPVGEFDTCLDLVTELPARLMNLKNYGIKVGNPADFVVLDTRDSRFAIAELPDITMGFKNGRPVFELRQAVLFPPSDRGKPRAVIPHA
- a CDS encoding nuclear transport factor 2 family protein; the encoded protein is MSVAAKAPSKTMSDAEIVEAYLTASMIPDPEAAAVYMAPGTVITFTGGREFDHPRGPVGFNAKRYRWVKKKMERFDVCPGEGETVVYSVGTLYGEWHDGTSFEGNRYVDRFVVKGGKITKMDVWNDSAERILVQRGIDA
- a CDS encoding YciI family protein is translated as MLFAIHAIDRGGALPTRLANYDAHKAFLSDSSRFSVKIVMSGPLVSDDGEKMIGSLFLIEAPGRAEVEAFNRADPFAAAGIWEKVTITGFLRRQG
- a CDS encoding amidohydrolase family protein; protein product: MRRTLIRSATIISMDDAIGDLRTGDVLIEDNRIVEVRPKIDLGSRTAETEIVDGTGRIVIPGLINAHMHTWQTALRGFAANWTLLEYFRRMHAGLATVFRPDDIYIATLVGALNQINQGTTTLVDWCHNNPTPGHTDAAVRGLIESGIRAAFFHGSPKPEPKPGEPHFSEIPHPRREVERLLAGPLADRDGLVTLGLAILGPHYSTLDVAMHDFRLAQELKLIASMHQGGGPAKTPGGWEKLIEAGLAGPNVNIVHGNDLPDDLLARLVDLGVSFSVTPENEMIQGHGFPITGRLLKRGVRPSIGIDLESVLAGDLFSAARVALSMQRALDNAESRKNHGTIPATTTIPVREALRWITLEGARMLGRDGQIGSLTPGKLADLVIIDTSDLNLVPVHDPVATAVMQTSLTNIEAVMIGGVWKKWNGRLLVDGLETKKELLARSGQRLVQDIERQGRAA
- a CDS encoding maleylacetate reductase, with the translated sequence MIGSFTFENLPCRVVFGSGTLAAAKAEVERLGGKRALVLTTSQQEAQGRNLGAALGPLYAGLFAGATMHTPVEVTAQALAAMKACEADCVVSLGGGSTTGLGKALALRTGVNQLCIPTTYAGSEMTPIVGQTENGLKTTVRDAAVLPETVIYDVDLTLTLPVGLTATSGINAIAHAVEALYARDANPVTTLMAEEGIRALARALPAIAAKSDDREARTEALYGAWLCGVCLGTVGMALHHKLCHTLGGTFDLPHAETHTIVLPHALAYNAPAVPDAMMRISRAIGAADAARGLYDLAKRLHAKLALRDIGMAEGGIDKAADLAVTNAYWNPRPLERNAIRDLIARAWAGEPPAATQAAA
- a CDS encoding MarR family winged helix-turn-helix transcriptional regulator; translation: MGEAVDPAPQALEQADDRRSLSDHGLSYATAIPLMVLSRQGTSVRQGMLADELGIEGPSLVRLIDLLEIEGLVERREDRADRRAKTLHLTAIGKAKVEETNRVLRRVRARLLKDIGAEELAITFTTLQRIEQRASRLHDAKTGSESK
- a CDS encoding FUSC family protein; translated protein: MRVDEPFLVRHADLIFALKTFAASMLALVIALWMDLPRPYWAMATVYITSQPLAGATSSKAFFRVIGTLVGATATVAIVPNLVDAPELLCLAIALWVGLCLYVSLLDGTPRSYLFMLAGYTVALIGFPSVSDPGNIFDTALSRMEEISLGIICASLVSTVVFPRSVAPAVAARVDNWLRDARRLSHDTLLGRGTDEARRTLRLRLATDIVEIDTLAVHLGYDRLADAEAVTGLREIRLRMLMLLPVIASIEDRLAALGERGLQAQPELNRLLGDLGTWVLEDSRRPAGPIRATIEARQAALDGNASWERIITTSLLSRLRELVDLSRDCRALSEAIAAGRRISTVDLVFRPEADAAAVRHRDRGLALWSAAGAVIAILICCAFWIGTGWPDGASAPMMAAVACCFFAAQDDPARFIRSFGLWSLVAIVVVAIYLFALVPAISHIEVLIVALAPTFLLYGLLIARPATTGAGMALAANTATLLALQSTYSADFAAYANSALAFFIGVVVAELVTRIARGVGAEWVAKRLVLSSWKTLAVAAERRGKHDRAEFAGLMLHRMGLLVQRIAFVSEADRRDTESLAQLRIGLNIIHLRRARYGIAASTLFVLDDMLDQLAAAFRRYVGGGMPPELLARIDAALAAAVEDPNPQAREDALLGLVGIRRGLFPEAPAYRPQRGESFAA
- a CDS encoding DUF1656 domain-containing protein, which gives rise to MRYEIDIYGVLVPALLLWLIVAFALSALLRRLMQRIGLYRLVWHRALFNFALFVCILGGVVYLSEFLP
- a CDS encoding HlyD family secretion protein, translated to MRGNFAWLGRVALTVLVVVAAIAVGRGLWAYYMEAPWTRDGRVRADVVQVAPDVSGFVTEVLVKDNQKVHRGDVLFRIDRERFALALQQADAALAGHRATLDQANADLKRYSALTTDAVSQQKQEQVLATQLQAKATYDQAVADRAVAQLNLDRSDVRASVNGVITNMDLRPGAYVTAGKGVMALVDTDTLHVEGYFEETKLARIRIGDKAQIRLMGEPVRLAGRVESIAAGIEDRDRAAGANLLANVNPTFSWVRLAQRVPVRIALDQIPDNVALVAGRSATVEVLN